Within Anopheles nili chromosome 3, idAnoNiliSN_F5_01, whole genome shotgun sequence, the genomic segment CATTCATTTCGctcttcgtttcttttttttccctaaaCAACGATCGATTTATCTTTCAACGCCTCCCACGCGGAGAGGGTGGGCGTAGAGAGAATACGTAAGGGTAAACAGCTTGCCGGGGGTGGTGGAAGAACAGGGCTCGAAGATCGCTCCTGTGGCCTGACGGAACGTTACGCTTTTTCCCTACCCTACCAGCCCGCCTtccccacacccacacgctgAACTggtttgtttcgtccttttttttgttttagctaTACACAGAATTAAGCGCCCCGTTTTGCTCCGGCGGGAGTTTTCGGACCGCTTGgggctgtttttgttttacgtttttcctcctcttcttcttcttcttctttgcttaCATTCTTCTTTTCACTAAAGGTATATAAGAAGGTATGGTGTGGATATGTGTGTACGTATGAACGgatatgtgtttgtgtgtatgtgtctgtgtgtgtgtgtctgagaGGGGGAAGGGGATcctgtttttctgttttcactCGCCTGGTCAAAGTCCTGGCCATGTctgtttacctttttttcctgttttccttttcgcaagATCATTCCCAGCAGCGCCATGTTTGCCCACTAAATGGGAGTTTTTGGCCCCCTTTCTCCCGTCAGATAGGCAACCAGAGGGAAGGGGGAAGGGGATCAGGTACGGCACGAAAACGATGCCACCCGCCTTCCACCCCCATAAGGACCTATAGCTCCTTACACTTTCCCGCCCATTCAACGCTGCGAGCGCGAGCGTCCTGTTCGTCCTGCCAGGAGAAGGTCCTGGTTTACGTCTGCGAATTGAGGCCCTTCTCGTTGCtatccacccacacccacaccacctCACCTCGTCATTATTCATCTTAAAGTCTTTGGTTTTCCCCCGGCTTGGCCTGGCTCCGACGGCCAGTTCCCTGCCAGCTGCGAGTTTTGTTCTGTggattcgttttccttcccagaTGCGTTTCTGCATCAAATGTTTCACCGTCCGACGGTTGATCAGAcgaaggtgtgtgtgtgtttgtatgtgtctCTCTGACTGTCTGTAAGTGAGattcttttttgttatcttttttCTAACGCGtcgatttttctcctccccctTACACGTTTACGGCATTTAATGTTTCCATTCAAGTAAGTCAACTTCTATacaggattttgtttttggatgCTTGCGTACGCACGGGGTTTTCGAACTGTTCCAATTTACGGTTCGTGTTTGTTTCTGCTCACTGTGATCGCTTCGTTTGGATGAAGTATATAAAACTAGCCTAGGAATGCTGCTGTATGTTCATGCTACCGTTCCCATCCACTGCTACTAAGACTGCTTCATTGTTGTAGTTCACTGTTTGCTGCCGTTAAGTGtcgggatttttgttttcattgttCTCCCTCTTCTTGTGCTGCTTCGGCTACTATTGTTTtcgtctctctctttctcttaaaATTTCAACCCGGGACGTGTACGCTAATGAGCCTGCCTATGACGTGGGTGTTTCTTaggtttgttgctgcttctgccCGCTCAATGGAGCCTCATCGTAGCTCCATCGCAGCAGTTTTTTAGTGTAGTTGCCTTCGAATGCGCCCGGTGAATCCTTTCGACGCTCTTGGCGACCGATTCGCGGCCAGTTCAGGTTCCcctctcgcaaggacacgagCACCTCTCGCGCCCACATATGGGTTTTGTATATCTGATGATGTATGgatatgtgtatgtgtgtatgtgtgtctgtgtgagCTTTCCACCGTTTTCCCTTCTGTTTGTGTATATagatataatttatttatttcctcgcTATAATTATATAAACAAAGTTTTCTGTACACCTAAGTATTTACCTTCATTAATTAAGTTTACAAGTCTTTTTTGTCtcagagagtgagtgagttcTTTTCAGCATgcgttttttcgcttcttcgttttcgtcTCTTTCTTTGCCACCtctgcttctgttttttttcggtactCGTGTCCCTCATCATATCCCTCCCCACTCGAACCACCCAAGAACGGAAAAACGCCTGCCAGTGTGTGCCCGTTGCTCCgatgcaaaactttttctcaAACTCCTTCTGTCGCTGCAGCACCCCTGGACGAGTGTTTTCCGGCCTACTTTTTCCTACCCCTTGTGGTGGTGGAccgggaaagttttcccgggaaaataCGAGTGGGGGGTTCGACTGAGGCAGCGAACGTAACAtgtgtggaaaaggaaaaacaacaccgtcCTCGTTCCGGCGCACTCATCGGTCCCTCCCCCGTCCCTCTGtcacagtcacacacacacatacgataCACGCGCACTCGCACAAAGAGGGAGGGAAAGACTGCATCGTGCGCGGAACGCGAACAAACGCTCTGCTCGAGATCCTACTACACTGAATGCTATAATGCCCTAATCGCGGCCTGCCATCTGCCGCCTGACGCCTTACGTACTCATCATCATTCGCCGcgttatgtatatataaaaaaGGAGATTAAATAAATCAGATGAAAAAATGTACCTTTCACAGTACGTATCACATTCATACACTTTCCGCTCGCTGTGTCCTCCTGCAGCCCTCTAACTACTACTGTCCTCACTCGCGCACCGGAGATCGAGCCTTCGCACGCTCCGCTAAAAACCGACCAATGGGCcccgaccgaaaaaaaaacatacattttaCAACACACCGTTTCGGCCGTATCgggctcattttccaccacaccgcACACGATTCCGATGGCGTGGGAGTTTTAGCTGCGTTCTTTGgattcttctgctgctgctttcaGCTCCGTCGTCTgcggcttcctttttctcagCCTCCCGATGCACACTGCActcggttgctgctgcaattgcatctgctgctgctgctgctgctgctgctgctgcggacGTCCAGTTGTGGTGTGTCGCGCTGGTTGCATAACCTGCAGGCGCCATTCGAGTAGTGGCTGCGTTCGGCAAGAGCTGGCTGCGTGCGGGCGATTTCAATAGTCACcgccgtcatcgtcgttgtcgctGGCCGGCGCTGGCGAGGGAggcggctggtggtggtggtggtggtgggctgCAAGAGGCGAGCGGAAAGCCTAAAAGCTGGACTACACATCCGTCCCGCAGCCCTCCTGGTAGCCTTCGTCGGGCGAGTTGCGGCTGTTGGATAAAGCACGTTTTAAGGCCGTGACCGGTGGCAGAACCGGCACGCCGCCTTTCTGCCACACTCGCAGCGTTTTCGCGTTCATCGGCATACTGCCGGTGCTGCCGTGGTGCGCCGGTTGCACACTGGCCAGCTTGTTGTGTAGCTGTTCGGCACCGGGCACGATCGGTAGCCCATAGTCCGCTGGGTAGCCACCACCGACTCCACCGCTTCCGATTAGaacgccacttccggtggcggctGCCGAGCTCGAGGCACCATACGCGGGCCCAGACGCAGCCAGTGACAACCCGGCGGTGGTCCGTGGGAACGTCCGACTCAGGTAATCCACTGAGGACGCCTCATCGTCCATGTTCAGCATCGATGGTGCGGCTGCAGCTACGGCTGAAGAGCCCGACCCTAGGATGGGCAGTTTGTCGGAGTAGCCGCCGTGCGGCTGGTGGTCGTGGTGTAGCGCGGAACCATGCGTTTCCCACAGCCCGGACGGATAAAGCGAATCGCAACCAGCACGGCTATATTCACCGCTACCAGGTCGTTCGACCGGATCCATCAGCGAAAGTGCAGCACTAAGAGCGGTCGAAgcctgcaactgcagctgACTGAGATGTGCCAGCGGATCAACACCGGtgacggcggcggcggcggctgaGGCGGCCAGATCCGTGCCACTGCCAAGCCGCTTGGTGTCGTTGATGAGATCCGGATTGTTTCCCGCCAGCGAGTGTGTTGGTGAAACGAAACACTGCCCGGAAGCGATCAGACTGCCACCTCCGTCGTAGTGTGACGTCGAATACGGCAGGTCGGTCAACCGTGGCGGCTTCTGCACCGGATTGGCCGCCGGCAAGCCGCCGCACTTTAGATCGCCGGCGGCGTTTTTTCGATCTGGAGAATGACAATCGTTAATGGGAGTCGCCACCTTGCCGTTCGCATTGCTAGAGGGACTTACGGACGTGATCACCTCGACCTGGTTCGGTGTCTTGGTCTCCGTCATCGGAATGCGCCGTAATCGCACCAACAGGAACAGTATGATCAGCAGGATGAACATTATCAGGATGACGAGGGCCGCACTCAGCCCGATGATCTGCcggttttccatcgcgaaGCCAATGTCACGCACCAACACCTGCAGCGTGAAGTTGGCCTCAGCTGCACCAGCTCGGTTTTCGACCACGCAGTAGAACTCGCTCGAATCCGCCTCCTGTGCGTTCGTCAGCGTTAGGCGGCTGCGTTTCTCGTACAAACCCTGTTCGTGCATCAGCACACGCTGGTACACGCTGAAGTGCGAGTTGTTCACCAAAAGCTTCCCGTTCCAGTACCAGTTGACGATTGCGGCTGGCACGGCTGTGCTGCGGCACTCGATCGTCGCGTTTTCGCCACTATACGCCTGGATGAAGCGTCGCACTGGCAGCATTTCGGGCTTACAAGCGAAATCATCCACCTGCAGCTCACCAAACGTCTTATCGAGCACCCGCTCTGGTCCACCGGCAC encodes:
- the LOC128727873 gene encoding uncharacterized protein LOC128727873, which codes for MAETTTRHRTSNLAQAGSTGDWRHRWWRWLKAAVVTRSTSCGRPSMALPVLLLLLLSTVGQHANGEPNCPLACQCKWKGGKQAVECLSGNLFTIPENIDHSTQVLDVSGNNLQIISNETFVRSNLLNLQKLYMRDCRIGQIEDRAFVGLTNLVELDLSVNLLTAVPSDAFQHIVSLRDLTLARNHIQKIESHAFRNVTALTKLDLSFCSIQTIAPLAFEGLGALHSLKLNGNQLSELVPKTIDTLRRLTGIELHENPWLCDCRLREAKKWLTEQNIPYPIAPTCAGGPERVLDKTFGELQVDDFACKPEMLPVRRFIQAYSGENATIECRSTAVPAAIVNWYWNGKLLVNNSHFSVYQRVLMHEQGLYEKRSRLTLTNAQEADSSEFYCVVENRAGAAEANFTLQVLVRDIGFAMENRQIIGLSAALVILIMFILLIILFLLVRLRRIPMTETKTPNQVEVITSVSPSSNANGKVATPINDCHSPDRKNAAGDLKCGGLPAANPVQKPPRLTDLPYSTSHYDGGGSLIASGQCFVSPTHSLAGNNPDLINDTKRLGSGTDLAASAAAAAVTGVDPLAHLSQLQLQASTALSAALSLMDPVERPGSGEYSRAGCDSLYPSGLWETHGSALHHDHQPHGGYSDKLPILGSGSSAVAAAAPSMLNMDDEASSVDYLSRTFPRTTAGLSLAASGPAYGASSSAAATGSGVLIGSGGVGGGYPADYGLPIVPGAEQLHNKLASVQPAHHGSTGSMPMNAKTLRVWQKGGVPVLPPVTALKRALSNSRNSPDEGYQEGCGTDV